A section of the Candidatus Bathyarchaeota archaeon genome encodes:
- a CDS encoding zinc ribbon domain-containing protein, which yields MPYCRRCGTQLVEDARFCHKCGTPAITYNPPPDAPAPSKPLPPLSKDPFVIGAVALVAILVIAVVIAAVFVAPFATWSTSSSFADSTEGIKTLNLNFDTDVGRVTVFTSKIGDNNIGIFIQGNGSRGISGGENPLSVTFTNQTAGNELFVDVKMSVEDALSGTANVVCQIYVDPALNLNLNVTSTTGQVSFSADKPTTIQSLTLRATTGEVEAHLQSNVTVAGNLSLSTTTGAVNYRMAETNVVGNCSLNLQSTTGSVTMDITQTRTLQGNLEVEAETVTGSINVGLTIDGGVGAKITSDTNAFGDINTNLNNFTGSKSPLQSANYPAASNIEINNRVTGIGSIYINANYKTQTIAH from the coding sequence TTGCCTTATTGTCGTCGATGTGGAACCCAACTAGTGGAGGATGCGCGTTTCTGTCACAAATGCGGCACCCCCGCCATCACCTACAACCCCCCACCAGATGCCCCCGCCCCTTCTAAGCCTCTGCCGCCCCTAAGCAAAGACCCCTTCGTGATTGGCGCGGTGGCTTTGGTTGCGATTTTGGTGATTGCAGTGGTTATTGCAGCGGTGTTTGTTGCGCCATTCGCGACGTGGAGCACCAGCAGCTCCTTTGCCGACAGCACCGAAGGCATAAAAACCCTCAACCTCAACTTCGACACCGACGTCGGACGCGTAACGGTTTTCACCAGCAAAATCGGCGACAACAACATCGGCATCTTCATCCAAGGCAACGGTTCACGCGGCATCAGCGGGGGAGAAAACCCCCTAAGCGTCACATTTACAAACCAGACCGCAGGCAACGAGTTATTCGTGGATGTGAAGATGTCGGTGGAGGATGCTTTGTCGGGAACTGCGAATGTGGTTTGCCAAATCTACGTGGACCCCGCCCTAAACTTGAATTTGAATGTGACTTCGACCACGGGGCAAGTTAGTTTCTCCGCCGACAAACCCACAACCATCCAAAGCCTAACCCTGCGCGCCACGACGGGCGAAGTGGAAGCACACCTGCAGAGCAACGTCACCGTCGCAGGAAACCTATCCCTTTCCACTACGACGGGTGCAGTGAATTACCGCATGGCTGAAACCAACGTCGTCGGCAACTGCAGCCTAAACTTGCAGTCCACCACGGGTTCAGTTACCATGGATATAACCCAAACCAGAACCCTACAGGGCAACTTGGAGGTAGAAGCCGAAACCGTCACGGGCTCCATAAACGTAGGCTTAACCATCGACGGCGGCGTAGGCGCAAAAATCACCTCCGACACAAACGCGTTTGGCGACATAAACACCAACCTCAACAACTTTACAGGCAGCAAATCCCCCCTGCAATCCGCCAACTACCCCGCAGCAAGCAACATCGAAATCAACAACCGCGTCACCGGCATCGGAAGCATCTACATAAACGCAAACTACAAAACCCAAACCATCGCCCACTAA
- a CDS encoding phosphoribosyltransferase — protein MGVTVFIDRVDAGKRLAAALKKEFASRNGVVLAIPRGGVVVGYQIAESLDMPLDVIVPRKLGAPYNPELAIGAVAEDGSVVLDSNLVAYLDVNREYIAEESERQRREIDRRQSVYRQGMEPREIAGKDVIVVDDGIATGSTMKAALASVKNQGAKSVTVAIPVGPPSTIEELKTRADRVVCLYTPEYFQAIGEFYQDFSQTTDEEVIDLLKKCRQNAAKQGATVP, from the coding sequence ATGGGTGTGACTGTTTTTATTGACCGCGTCGATGCAGGCAAACGCTTAGCCGCAGCGCTCAAAAAAGAATTTGCCAGCAGAAACGGGGTGGTTTTGGCGATTCCCCGCGGCGGCGTAGTCGTCGGCTACCAAATCGCGGAATCGCTGGATATGCCGCTGGACGTGATTGTTCCCCGCAAGTTGGGTGCACCGTACAATCCCGAGTTGGCGATTGGTGCAGTTGCGGAGGATGGTTCAGTGGTGCTGGATAGCAACCTCGTCGCCTACCTCGATGTCAACCGAGAATATATTGCTGAGGAGAGTGAGCGGCAGAGGCGGGAGATTGATCGGCGGCAGAGTGTGTACCGTCAGGGCATGGAGCCTCGCGAGATAGCGGGCAAAGATGTTATCGTAGTGGACGACGGCATTGCCACTGGCTCTACGATGAAGGCGGCTTTGGCTTCGGTGAAAAACCAAGGAGCCAAAAGCGTAACCGTCGCTATACCCGTGGGACCGCCCTCCACGATTGAAGAACTAAAGACAAGGGCTGACCGCGTCGTGTGCCTCTACACGCCCGAGTACTTCCAAGCCATCGGGGAATTCTACCAAGACTTCTCTCAGACCACAGATGAAGAAGTTATTGACCTCCTTAAGAAATGCAGACAGAACGCCGCCAAACAAGGAGCCACCGTGCCATGA
- a CDS encoding dienelactone hydrolase family protein, with the protein MTHTQMELKIPVGNAQVVEGNLYLPSEVHGLVVFVHGSGSSRFSPRNQFVAKNFNKAALGTLLFDLLTPEEEEEDELTAHYRFNIDLLSERLVGVTEWLRKDASTRNLKLGYFGASTGAAAALIAAARMPEAVAAVVSRGGRPDLADKYLPLVKAPTLLLVGGWDEQVIELNRQAQSQMRNQNKLVIIPEATHLFEEPGKLEEVAKHSTEWFLRFLV; encoded by the coding sequence ATGACCCACACCCAGATGGAACTCAAAATTCCCGTCGGCAACGCCCAAGTTGTCGAAGGCAATCTCTATTTGCCCTCTGAAGTCCATGGATTGGTGGTGTTTGTGCATGGCAGCGGAAGCAGCCGCTTTAGCCCCCGCAACCAGTTCGTTGCCAAAAACTTCAACAAAGCCGCCTTGGGTACGTTGCTGTTTGATTTGTTGACGCCAGAGGAGGAAGAAGAGGACGAGTTAACGGCGCATTACCGCTTCAACATAGATTTGCTCTCTGAACGGTTGGTGGGCGTTACCGAGTGGCTTAGAAAGGATGCTTCTACACGGAACCTGAAACTGGGCTATTTCGGAGCAAGCACAGGCGCGGCTGCGGCACTGATTGCGGCGGCTCGGATGCCTGAGGCGGTAGCTGCAGTGGTTTCGCGCGGTGGACGCCCCGACTTAGCAGACAAATATCTGCCGCTGGTGAAGGCGCCGACGTTACTTTTGGTGGGCGGCTGGGATGAGCAGGTCATAGAACTAAACCGACAAGCACAGAGCCAAATGCGCAACCAAAACAAACTAGTCATCATCCCAGAAGCCACTCACCTCTTTGAGGAACCTGGCAAGCTCGAAGAAGTCGCCAAACACTCGACGGAGTGGTTTCTGCGTTTTCTGGTTTGA
- a CDS encoding zinc-ribbon domain-containing protein, producing MPYCESCGSQVSPTAKFCGNCGTARTQPTQNQSQPPNKPSSTPKRERLNYYSPPDPRYVTSAPLPIAGAKPPAYQAPPRQVQPSPVYQAPPVYQQTPIQPQPASTAAPMQQSGEVTIGVVPFRRMKSLGRYDAFAAVVTNQRMIFAQLTSEMISAAAQQARDQAKAEGKGFFGQWADQLRNTFGFTNRYLTMPPEAILNETPGNFALLNNTISEIKVHLKGQHQNDGPREFEAEIKSTQGTYKYRFNENSELTDILKRAYGDRVKMPFGYFSKTVNIKL from the coding sequence ATGCCTTACTGTGAGAGTTGTGGATCCCAAGTCAGTCCAACCGCGAAGTTCTGCGGCAACTGCGGCACCGCCCGAACCCAACCAACCCAAAACCAGTCGCAACCCCCAAACAAACCCTCGTCTACGCCGAAGCGAGAACGTCTCAACTATTACTCACCGCCCGACCCCCGCTACGTCACCTCCGCACCTTTGCCAATCGCAGGCGCCAAGCCCCCTGCCTATCAGGCTCCACCCCGACAGGTACAACCTTCACCGGTGTACCAAGCTCCACCCGTATATCAGCAAACTCCAATTCAGCCCCAACCCGCATCTACAGCGGCACCGATGCAACAAAGCGGCGAAGTCACCATCGGCGTCGTCCCCTTCCGACGCATGAAGTCATTGGGTCGTTACGACGCGTTCGCAGCGGTTGTGACCAACCAACGCATGATTTTTGCGCAGTTAACCTCCGAGATGATCTCTGCGGCGGCTCAGCAAGCGCGTGACCAAGCCAAAGCGGAAGGCAAAGGCTTCTTTGGGCAGTGGGCAGATCAACTTAGAAACACCTTTGGCTTCACCAACCGATACCTCACTATGCCCCCAGAGGCGATTCTTAACGAAACACCAGGCAACTTCGCCCTCCTAAACAACACCATAAGCGAGATCAAAGTCCACCTAAAAGGGCAACACCAAAACGATGGTCCACGCGAGTTCGAGGCCGAAATCAAAAGCACACAGGGCACCTACAAGTACCGCTTCAACGAAAACAGCGAGTTAACTGACATCCTAAAGCGAGCGTACGGTGACCGCGTCAAGATGCCGTTTGGCTACTTCTCTAAAACCGTTAACATTAAACTTTAG
- a CDS encoding trypsin-like peptidase domain-containing protein yields the protein MEANPQTETQTENPPAFEAPPTPPPPEPTPTIQTPPAHHTKTSSRHGLTAALIAVLLVTSLVSAAALYSVYNLTAEVTALQNQLSSLAATVQSSVGTTAVSNTQTSLSALYAAVKDSVVTIECKITYTYASPWGRQSTVTSTAQGSGFVTQYNGKMVIVTNNHVIEDASSITVTFADGNSYTATVLGTDPSNDLAVLSTNAPTSQYQPLTIASSSQVRVGDAVVAIGSPYGLAGTMTSGIVSALDRTITVSGDTGGSYDINGLIQTSAPINSGNSGGPLLTYNGEVIGITTAIVSGSDGLGFAVTSNTILQVLSSIV from the coding sequence TTGGAAGCAAACCCACAAACAGAAACCCAAACCGAAAACCCACCCGCATTCGAAGCCCCACCAACTCCGCCACCCCCAGAACCCACTCCAACCATCCAGACCCCGCCAGCTCATCACACCAAAACCAGCTCCCGCCACGGTCTAACCGCAGCCCTCATTGCCGTCCTCTTAGTTACCAGCCTAGTCAGCGCCGCAGCTCTCTATAGCGTCTACAACCTCACCGCAGAAGTCACCGCTCTGCAAAACCAGCTGTCCAGCTTAGCCGCAACCGTCCAAAGCAGCGTCGGCACCACAGCCGTCTCCAACACCCAAACCTCGCTCTCAGCGCTCTACGCCGCAGTCAAAGACTCCGTCGTTACGATAGAGTGCAAGATAACCTACACCTATGCGAGTCCGTGGGGTAGACAAAGCACCGTCACCTCGACAGCGCAAGGCTCAGGCTTCGTCACCCAATACAACGGCAAAATGGTCATAGTCACAAACAACCACGTCATCGAAGACGCATCTAGCATCACTGTCACCTTCGCCGACGGCAACAGCTACACCGCCACCGTCTTAGGCACCGACCCCTCAAACGACCTTGCAGTCCTATCCACCAACGCTCCCACCAGTCAATACCAGCCACTGACAATCGCCAGCAGCAGCCAAGTCCGCGTAGGCGACGCTGTAGTAGCCATCGGTAGCCCATACGGTTTAGCAGGCACCATGACCTCAGGCATAGTAAGCGCATTAGACCGCACCATAACCGTCAGCGGCGACACAGGAGGCAGCTACGACATAAACGGCTTAATCCAGACCAGCGCACCAATCAACTCAGGCAACTCAGGCGGCCCCTTGTTAACCTACAATGGGGAAGTCATCGGCATCACAACCGCCATCGTCAGCGGCTCAGACGGACTCGGATTCGCAGTGACCTCAAACACCATACTACAAGTACTATCCAGCATAGTGTAA
- a CDS encoding DUF5752 family protein, with translation MKDTQLRILKTMNEATSRIDFTTFSHNVDLTPNQAIVEMQQLAAEGFLHKVGAGFSITEKGKNALKILDTVPEEKKFRFFVAVDKPLGFSAHSIEEFYRLIRQVVSDSLDFHVYRGDFENWLRDVVHDEVLAAEVEKIRAYDLEGEELRKALLKAIDERYGVGELL, from the coding sequence TTGAAAGACACTCAACTTAGAATCCTAAAAACCATGAACGAAGCCACTAGCAGAATCGACTTTACCACTTTCTCCCACAATGTAGACCTAACCCCCAACCAAGCCATAGTAGAAATGCAGCAGCTTGCAGCGGAAGGTTTCTTGCATAAAGTCGGGGCAGGATTCTCGATAACTGAGAAGGGAAAAAACGCTCTAAAAATCCTCGACACCGTGCCAGAAGAGAAAAAGTTTCGGTTCTTCGTAGCGGTGGATAAACCGCTGGGTTTCAGTGCACACTCTATAGAAGAATTCTACCGATTGATTCGGCAGGTTGTCTCCGACTCGCTTGACTTTCACGTGTACCGCGGAGACTTCGAGAACTGGCTTCGCGACGTAGTACACGATGAGGTTTTGGCTGCTGAGGTTGAGAAAATCAGGGCATACGACTTAGAAGGCGAGGAGCTTCGCAAAGCCCTGCTTAAAGCCATCGATGAGCGCTACGGCGTCGGCGAATTGCTTTAG
- the tsaA gene encoding tRNA (N6-threonylcarbamoyladenosine(37)-N6)-methyltransferase TrmO, whose product MEIVFSPIGYVKTEAVGDQVKDDAVISQIVLLPELVEGLEGLAQFSHIFVLFHLNQVAKDSAMPLKIHPKRRTDLPLTGIFATRTMMRPNPIGLTIVEILKVEGNVLTVRGLDAFDGTPVLDIKPYDPWEAPQNAHAPVWWRKLYET is encoded by the coding sequence TTGGAAATTGTTTTCTCCCCCATCGGATACGTAAAAACTGAAGCCGTCGGCGACCAAGTCAAAGATGACGCAGTAATTTCTCAGATTGTACTGCTGCCTGAACTCGTCGAAGGCTTAGAAGGCTTAGCGCAGTTTTCCCATATCTTTGTGCTGTTTCATCTAAACCAAGTCGCCAAAGACTCTGCGATGCCGCTTAAAATTCATCCCAAACGCCGAACCGACCTGCCCCTCACAGGAATATTCGCTACCCGAACCATGATGCGCCCTAACCCCATCGGCTTAACCATCGTTGAAATCCTAAAAGTTGAAGGAAACGTTTTGACTGTTCGAGGCTTAGATGCGTTTGACGGGACGCCTGTTTTAGACATTAAGCCCTACGACCCATGGGAAGCGCCCCAAAACGCCCATGCACCCGTTTGGTGGCGTAAACTCTACGAAACCTAA
- a CDS encoding Type 1 glutamine amidotransferase-like domain-containing protein: MPKLYLIGGENVHHRSAQHINAQAFTDAGKNPTVLVLPWANAGFDRNYQKRKLLTDYFRSLGAEKVEFAEYDHLEDPAKKISTADLVYLTGGQTTALIERIKKAALEGQLQGYRGVIVGRSAGALALCSKCLTTCRSNQKPKIVTGLGLVDIAMKAHYRSSRDDVLRRFSFVEPVFAVPSKSALVSANGELYAIGTVYVFQNGQRRTFTSCHL, from the coding sequence ATGCCTAAGCTGTACCTCATCGGCGGCGAAAACGTCCACCACCGAAGCGCCCAACACATCAACGCCCAAGCCTTCACAGATGCAGGCAAAAACCCAACTGTTTTGGTGCTTCCTTGGGCAAACGCAGGTTTTGACCGCAACTACCAAAAACGTAAACTCCTAACCGACTACTTCAGAAGTTTAGGTGCAGAAAAAGTCGAGTTCGCCGAGTACGACCACCTTGAAGACCCAGCTAAAAAAATCTCCACCGCCGACCTTGTTTACTTGACGGGTGGACAAACCACCGCTTTGATTGAACGAATTAAAAAAGCGGCGCTTGAGGGGCAGCTTCAAGGTTACCGCGGCGTCATAGTTGGGCGCAGTGCGGGGGCTCTGGCGTTGTGCAGTAAATGCCTAACGACTTGTCGAAGCAACCAAAAACCCAAAATCGTAACAGGCCTCGGACTCGTCGACATAGCTATGAAAGCACACTATCGAAGCAGCAGAGACGACGTGCTTAGGCGTTTCTCTTTTGTAGAACCTGTTTTTGCGGTGCCCTCCAAATCTGCGTTAGTCAGCGCAAACGGCGAACTCTACGCCATCGGTACAGTCTACGTTTTCCAAAACGGCCAACGCCGAACCTTTACCAGCTGTCACTTATGA
- a CDS encoding B12-binding domain-containing radical SAM protein produces the protein MLVKPSGRKGLSFAFDLIPLGLEYIASSIQDVVEEVHIVDLELDTRSFQECLSFYNPDLVGISLSATEHNQTLRLAKAAKNYGATTVVGGYHPTSVPDLMLSHRQIDVVVRGEGEQTMRELVAKGSAQEVLGVSYRQGERVIHNADRPRIENLDSIPFPARHLRLYPYKSADRTTDCDVLIMARGCHGLCSFCCEPSMSDGCSRCRSPENVMKEILEMAQFHDNKPVSVMFADPNFIGNARQVDRLCDLLMEHDLNIEFGALVRADMMANNPRLVKKMCQAGIVKFEMGIESPNAKDLASTKKGVATKFHKQAVKNIRENGGRAGGTFVIGLPDQTAEEIKTFPVYAKEIGLTAAAFGIATPFPGTEFYAELDAQGLIFETNWDNFDEMHNVFKAKHLTKKEIEELATYCMAKFWNLDTFIDHEFVYQKRTQKKKPIVDFVKERSLNLGFMSNNGNELQKDNFHQHVKTFLEAYVDPRVEAYTRSVEVHEVLEVSRVLRLMGPQKLQCTLNLDETQVSFIFKTTHESVEYIRVTHGRVDDSTINLDVDLNWLLEPSNLNLLKTPKYLFKNNMSVKKLWSTFRLFVAVGSEFLISIIPRNAK, from the coding sequence TTGCTTGTTAAACCCTCTGGTCGAAAAGGCCTTAGTTTCGCTTTTGACCTTATACCTCTAGGTTTAGAGTACATAGCCTCATCCATCCAAGACGTGGTTGAGGAAGTCCACATCGTGGATTTGGAGTTGGATACAAGAAGCTTCCAAGAATGCCTCAGTTTTTACAATCCTGACTTAGTGGGCATTTCGTTATCTGCAACTGAACATAACCAAACGCTCCGCTTAGCAAAAGCAGCTAAAAATTATGGTGCAACCACCGTCGTAGGAGGATATCACCCCACAAGTGTCCCTGACCTGATGCTTTCCCATCGACAAATCGACGTTGTTGTCCGCGGCGAAGGCGAACAAACCATGCGAGAACTTGTAGCGAAGGGTTCTGCCCAAGAGGTTTTAGGTGTTTCTTACAGGCAGGGTGAGCGGGTAATTCACAATGCTGATAGACCCCGAATTGAAAACTTGGACAGTATCCCCTTTCCTGCGCGTCATCTGCGGCTCTATCCTTACAAGAGCGCCGACCGCACAACCGACTGCGACGTCCTAATAATGGCGAGGGGTTGTCATGGCTTGTGCAGTTTCTGCTGTGAACCCAGCATGAGTGATGGATGTTCACGGTGCCGCTCGCCCGAAAACGTCATGAAAGAAATCCTTGAGATGGCCCAATTCCACGACAATAAACCTGTAAGCGTGATGTTTGCTGACCCCAACTTCATAGGTAACGCGCGGCAGGTTGATCGTCTCTGCGATCTCTTGATGGAGCATGACTTAAACATAGAATTCGGGGCATTAGTCAGAGCGGACATGATGGCAAACAACCCCCGATTAGTAAAAAAGATGTGCCAAGCGGGCATAGTTAAATTCGAAATGGGTATAGAAAGCCCCAACGCGAAGGATTTAGCTTCCACTAAAAAGGGTGTAGCCACCAAATTCCACAAGCAGGCAGTGAAAAACATTCGTGAAAACGGCGGCAGAGCAGGTGGCACCTTCGTCATAGGTCTCCCTGATCAAACCGCGGAAGAAATCAAAACGTTCCCTGTGTACGCTAAAGAAATCGGTTTAACTGCGGCTGCGTTTGGCATCGCGACACCTTTTCCGGGCACAGAATTCTACGCTGAACTCGATGCGCAAGGGTTGATTTTTGAGACTAACTGGGATAACTTTGACGAGATGCACAACGTCTTCAAAGCTAAACACTTAACTAAAAAAGAGATTGAAGAGTTAGCCACCTACTGTATGGCTAAATTCTGGAACTTAGACACGTTTATTGATCATGAATTTGTGTATCAAAAAAGAACTCAGAAAAAGAAGCCTATTGTGGATTTTGTTAAAGAACGTTCCCTAAATCTAGGGTTCATGTCGAACAACGGCAACGAATTGCAAAAAGACAACTTCCACCAACATGTAAAGACGTTCCTAGAAGCATATGTAGACCCACGTGTAGAAGCCTACACCCGCTCAGTGGAAGTCCATGAGGTGCTGGAGGTTTCAAGAGTTCTTCGGCTTATGGGTCCACAAAAACTTCAATGCACCCTAAACCTTGATGAAACCCAAGTCAGTTTCATTTTCAAAACCACTCATGAAAGTGTTGAGTACATACGAGTAACTCATGGAAGAGTGGATGATTCTACGATAAATTTGGATGTAGACCTCAACTGGCTTCTTGAGCCTTCAAATCTGAACCTGCTAAAGACGCCTAAGTATTTGTTCAAGAACAATATGAGCGTCAAGAAACTTTGGAGTACGTTTAGGCTTTTTGTGGCTGTGGGCTCGGAGTTCCTAATTTCCATTATCCCACGAAACGCAAAGTAG
- a CDS encoding glycoside hydrolase family 5 protein yields MEIRNLRKAVQTLNRKTAKPLVIALSALFIVSMFSATLTQPTQAATTLALHTQGAYILDSNGNVVYLRGVGIAGFTPNLILWGQGQGDAWANQWNYNPTTVMDQTFSALQNQWHVNMIRVFIYPSWWYRDNIAPSQESSSYASSTTPISTKAYLKTLCTEAAKYGIYVNIVPYMLTPSTSSFDKDPYATTNSVGAQGLPMSGWDSAAQRFLQDAGYGNNELGFWNWFWADMATTLKDQPNAIFEAWNEPQPGADNAPITSGYMQYLTTMYNAIRGTGSNHLIMMQWHMGWFPNGYGNDLSWCKQIATAIPTATNLVYTTHLYYHAPSDLSSYWKLDYAGLKAQLQAGIATMGVTAPLVINEEGSCLGAVANKQNDYTWWQNVLLAQRDLGIGACAYYWLSDAGLGPVYSGETILSNGNGYVPNTMGQAFINAYNGASTPTPTPSPTATPTPSPTATSTPTPAPTATPTPTATPTPTPTTAPTPTPTQSPTPTLTPTPTPEPTATPDQTTITPQNPQTSTPTTPTPTQKPTPPPSPTTKPTPTATPNSPTQNPSPTSNPSAPAPQAFTFRYLFWQYWPTLRLPIFNVWFFYIR; encoded by the coding sequence ATGGAGATAAGAAATCTCAGAAAAGCAGTGCAAACTCTGAATAGAAAAACCGCAAAACCCCTCGTGATAGCTCTAAGCGCCCTGTTCATCGTCAGCATGTTCTCAGCGACATTAACTCAGCCAACGCAGGCAGCAACCACACTCGCACTCCACACACAAGGCGCCTACATTCTGGACTCCAACGGAAACGTCGTGTACCTCCGCGGAGTCGGAATCGCAGGCTTTACCCCTAACTTGATTTTGTGGGGGCAAGGACAAGGAGACGCATGGGCAAACCAATGGAACTACAACCCAACCACAGTAATGGACCAAACTTTCTCCGCGTTGCAGAATCAATGGCACGTCAACATGATCCGCGTCTTTATCTACCCCAGCTGGTGGTACAGAGACAACATCGCTCCCTCACAAGAAAGCTCCAGCTACGCCTCGTCAACCACGCCGATTAGCACAAAAGCATACCTAAAAACCCTCTGCACAGAAGCAGCAAAATACGGAATATACGTCAACATAGTTCCCTACATGCTTACGCCTTCCACAAGCTCCTTTGACAAAGACCCATACGCAACAACAAACTCTGTCGGAGCACAAGGATTGCCGATGAGCGGCTGGGACAGCGCAGCCCAAAGATTCCTCCAAGATGCGGGCTATGGCAACAACGAGTTAGGCTTCTGGAACTGGTTCTGGGCAGACATGGCAACCACCCTAAAAGATCAACCCAACGCCATCTTTGAAGCATGGAACGAACCGCAACCAGGCGCAGACAACGCCCCCATAACCTCAGGCTATATGCAGTACCTTACAACAATGTATAACGCAATTAGAGGAACAGGCTCAAACCACCTCATCATGATGCAGTGGCATATGGGTTGGTTCCCTAACGGTTACGGCAACGACCTCAGCTGGTGCAAACAAATCGCCACCGCCATCCCAACAGCAACCAACCTCGTCTACACCACCCACCTCTACTACCACGCCCCAAGCGACCTGTCATCGTACTGGAAACTAGACTATGCTGGTCTTAAAGCGCAACTGCAAGCAGGCATCGCAACCATGGGCGTCACCGCACCCTTAGTCATCAACGAAGAAGGCTCATGCCTTGGAGCAGTCGCCAACAAACAAAACGACTACACATGGTGGCAAAACGTGTTGTTGGCACAACGTGACTTGGGTATCGGTGCATGCGCTTACTACTGGTTAAGCGATGCAGGTTTAGGCCCTGTTTACTCAGGTGAAACTATCCTGAGCAACGGCAACGGCTATGTTCCCAACACGATGGGGCAAGCCTTCATCAATGCATACAATGGAGCCTCGACACCCACACCGACGCCATCTCCAACTGCGACACCTACACCCTCACCGACAGCCACATCGACGCCAACTCCAGCACCCACAGCTACACCCACCCCTACCGCAACTCCAACCCCAACACCCACAACAGCTCCCACTCCAACACCAACACAATCGCCAACCCCAACCTTGACGCCGACACCGACCCCCGAACCAACCGCAACACCTGACCAAACAACAATAACCCCCCAAAACCCACAAACATCAACCCCGACAACGCCAACCCCCACCCAAAAACCTACACCCCCCCCTTCACCAACAACAAAACCCACGCCAACCGCAACCCCCAACAGTCCCACACAAAACCCAAGCCCAACCTCAAACCCCTCGGCACCAGCACCGCAGGCGTTTACGTTCCGATACCTCTTTTGGCAGTACTGGCCAACTCTGAGGTTGCCAATCTTTAACGTGTGGTTCTTCTACATCCGATAA